Proteins from a genomic interval of Streptomyces sp. NBC_00820:
- a CDS encoding site-specific integrase translates to MESTVSSVDYQRGILSELSSILEAAVDDKRLARNPMRAKSVRWPKAPQERRDAWPLETALRVRDVISAHNRIAVVVGLGCGLRQGEVFGLSPEGIDYARGVLHVRRQIQAIRGRLYFALPKGKKTRIVDMPSSVAEEGMSKRSHRSRWSFRGGSRRGRGGSSPCCSPRDSATQSR, encoded by the coding sequence TTGGAGTCAACCGTCTCCTCGGTCGACTACCAGCGCGGCATTCTGTCCGAGCTCTCCTCCATTCTGGAAGCGGCTGTCGACGACAAGCGGCTCGCCAGGAACCCCATGCGTGCGAAGTCCGTGCGGTGGCCAAAGGCGCCGCAAGAGCGACGCGACGCGTGGCCGTTGGAGACGGCGCTGCGAGTCCGAGACGTCATCAGCGCGCACAACCGGATAGCCGTCGTAGTCGGCCTGGGATGCGGGCTCCGTCAGGGCGAGGTGTTTGGGTTGAGCCCGGAGGGCATCGACTACGCCCGAGGCGTCCTCCACGTCCGCCGCCAAATCCAGGCGATCCGTGGAAGGTTGTACTTCGCCCTGCCGAAGGGGAAGAAGACCCGTATCGTCGACATGCCCTCCTCGGTGGCCGAGGAGGGCATGTCGAAGCGTTCCCACCGGTCGAGGTGGAGCTTCCGTGGGGGAAGCCGGAGGGGCAGGGGCGGAAGTTCTCCCTGCTGCTCACCACGCGACTCGGCAACGCAGTCGCGGTGA
- a CDS encoding DUF5955 family protein, with translation MTGSEEDPRVAELRSAVARLRRELAALPSEFPDRGIAEDELAALAAMITGGAPEIPRLRRSLLLIAGAIGSVSALARGLAELRAAMDVLGGSPGT, from the coding sequence GTGACCGGCAGCGAAGAGGACCCGCGGGTGGCGGAACTGCGGTCCGCCGTGGCCCGCCTGCGCCGCGAACTCGCCGCGCTGCCGTCGGAGTTCCCCGACCGGGGCATCGCCGAGGACGAACTGGCGGCCCTCGCCGCGATGATCACCGGCGGCGCGCCGGAGATTCCCCGCCTGCGCCGTTCCCTGCTCCTGATCGCCGGGGCGATCGGCTCGGTCAGCGCACTGGCCCGGGGCCTCGCCGAACTGAGAGCGGCGATGGACGTGCTGGGCGGGTCCCCGGGCACCTGA
- a CDS encoding AIM24 family protein, giving the protein MTLQQEIVGTAMQMAVVNLHPGQTVYCEAGKFLFKTTNVTMETRLSGPSDNGGRQQSGGGGGGGMGGMLRQAMGTAMQVGQRVLAGESLAFQYFSAQGGQGTVGFAGVLPGEMRALELDGTRAWFAEKDAFVAAESTVEFGIAFQGGRTGMSGGEGFVLEKFTGHGTVILAGAGNFIDLNPADFGGRIEVDTGCVVAFEEGIQYGVQRVGGLNRQGIMNAVFGGEGLSLATLEGNGRVILQSLTIESLANALKKAQGGDKQGPTGGLFSTNVG; this is encoded by the coding sequence GTGACCCTTCAGCAAGAGATCGTCGGCACCGCCATGCAGATGGCGGTCGTCAACCTGCACCCCGGCCAGACCGTGTACTGCGAGGCCGGGAAGTTCCTGTTCAAGACGACGAACGTGACCATGGAGACGCGCCTGTCCGGCCCGTCGGACAACGGCGGCCGGCAGCAGAGCGGAGGCGGCGGAGGCGGCGGCATGGGCGGCATGCTGCGCCAGGCCATGGGCACCGCCATGCAGGTCGGCCAGCGCGTGCTGGCCGGCGAGTCGCTGGCGTTCCAGTACTTCAGCGCCCAGGGCGGCCAGGGCACGGTCGGCTTCGCGGGCGTGCTGCCCGGCGAGATGCGCGCACTGGAGCTCGACGGCACGCGCGCGTGGTTCGCGGAGAAGGACGCCTTCGTGGCCGCCGAGTCCACCGTCGAGTTCGGCATCGCCTTCCAGGGCGGCCGCACCGGCATGAGCGGCGGCGAGGGCTTCGTCCTGGAGAAGTTCACCGGCCACGGCACAGTGATCCTCGCGGGAGCCGGCAACTTCATCGACCTGAACCCGGCCGACTTCGGCGGCCGCATCGAGGTCGACACCGGCTGCGTCGTCGCCTTCGAGGAGGGCATCCAGTACGGCGTCCAGCGCGTCGGCGGTCTCAACCGCCAGGGCATCATGAACGCCGTCTTCGGCGGGGAGGGCCTGTCCCTGGCCACCCTGGAGGGCAACGGCCGCGTGATTCTCCAGTCCCTCACCATCGAGAGCCTCGCCAACGCCCTGAAGAAGGCCCAGGGCGGCGACAAGCAGGGCCCGACCGGAGGACTGTTCTCCACGAACGTGGGCTGA
- the allB gene encoding allantoinase AllB — MSDADLVLRSTRVITPDGTRAATVAVAAGKITAVLPHDAEVPATARLEDVGDHVLLPGLVDTHVHVNDPGRTEWEGFWTATRAAAAGGITTLVDMPLNSLPPTTTVENLRVKREAAAGKAHIDVGFWGGALPGNVKDLRPLHDAGVFGFKAFLSPSGVDEFPHLDQEELARTLTETAGFDGLLIAHAEDPHRLAAAPQRGGSRYADFLASRPRDAEDTAIAHLVAQARRLHARVHVLHLSSSDALPLIAAARADGVRVTVETCPHYLTLTAEEVPDGASEFKCCPPIREAANQDLLWRALADGAIDCVVTDHSPSTADLKTSDFATAWGGISGLQLSLPAVWTEARRRGHGLDDVVRWMSAHTARLVGLDARKGAIAAGRDADFAVLAPDETFTVDPAGLQHRNPVTAYAGKTLYGVVKSTWLRGRRVFADGEFTEPTGTLLTRPR, encoded by the coding sequence GTGTCCGACGCCGACCTGGTGTTGCGCTCCACGCGCGTCATCACCCCGGACGGGACGCGGGCCGCCACGGTCGCCGTCGCCGCCGGGAAGATCACGGCCGTACTGCCGCACGACGCGGAAGTGCCCGCCACGGCCCGGCTGGAGGACGTCGGCGACCACGTCCTGCTGCCCGGCCTGGTCGACACCCACGTCCACGTCAACGACCCCGGCCGCACCGAGTGGGAGGGCTTTTGGACCGCCACGCGCGCGGCGGCCGCCGGTGGCATCACCACCCTCGTCGACATGCCCCTCAACTCCCTGCCGCCGACCACCACGGTCGAGAACCTGCGGGTGAAACGGGAGGCCGCCGCCGGCAAGGCGCACATCGACGTCGGCTTCTGGGGCGGCGCGCTCCCCGGCAACGTCAAGGACCTGCGCCCCCTGCACGACGCCGGAGTCTTCGGCTTCAAGGCCTTCCTCTCCCCGTCCGGCGTCGACGAGTTCCCGCACCTGGACCAGGAGGAGCTGGCCCGGACCCTGACGGAGACGGCCGGCTTCGACGGCCTGCTGATCGCGCACGCCGAGGACCCGCACCGGCTGGCCGCCGCCCCGCAGCGCGGCGGGTCCAGGTACGCCGACTTCCTCGCCTCGCGGCCGCGTGACGCCGAGGACACGGCCATCGCCCACCTCGTCGCGCAGGCCCGCCGCCTGCACGCGCGCGTGCACGTCCTGCACCTGTCCTCCAGCGACGCACTGCCGCTCATCGCCGCCGCCCGCGCCGACGGCGTCCGCGTCACCGTGGAGACCTGCCCGCACTACCTCACCCTGACCGCCGAGGAAGTCCCCGACGGAGCCAGCGAGTTCAAGTGCTGCCCGCCCATCCGCGAGGCCGCCAACCAGGATCTGCTCTGGCGGGCACTCGCCGACGGCGCCATCGACTGCGTCGTCACGGACCACTCACCTTCGACCGCCGACCTGAAGACCTCCGACTTCGCGACCGCCTGGGGCGGCATCTCCGGCCTCCAGCTGAGCCTGCCGGCGGTGTGGACCGAGGCCCGTCGGCGCGGCCACGGCCTGGACGACGTCGTCCGCTGGATGTCGGCGCACACGGCCCGGCTGGTCGGCCTCGACGCCCGGAAGGGTGCCATCGCGGCAGGCCGCGACGCCGACTTCGCCGTCCTCGCCCCCGACGAGACCTTCACCGTCGACCCGGCCGGACTCCAGCACCGCAACCCGGTCACCGCGTACGCGGGCAAGACCCTGTACGGCGTCGTGAAGTCCACCTGGCTGCGCGGCCGGCGCGTCTTCGCCGACGGCGAGTTCACCGAACCGACGGGCACACTGCTCACCCGACCCCGGTGA
- a CDS encoding nucleotidyltransferase family protein yields MTDDQHEHGHRHPRPEIAGLLLAAGGGSRLGGRPKALLEHRGRPLAEHAVGVLRAAGCGRIHVVLGAAADDVRARADLSGCVLVDNPRWAEGMGSSLRAGLASLAGTGVRAVLVSLVDQPGIGPEAVARVLGAYDGESSLAAAAYDGVRGHPVLFGVAHWPGIAATATGDQGARAYLREHTARTRLVECADVAEPYDIDTEADLRRLR; encoded by the coding sequence ATGACGGACGATCAGCACGAGCACGGCCATCGGCATCCCCGCCCGGAGATCGCCGGACTGCTGCTGGCCGCCGGCGGGGGCAGCCGGCTGGGCGGTCGCCCCAAGGCGCTGCTGGAACACCGGGGGCGGCCCCTGGCCGAGCACGCGGTGGGTGTGCTGCGCGCGGCCGGATGCGGGCGGATCCACGTCGTCCTGGGCGCGGCGGCGGACGACGTCCGGGCGCGCGCCGACCTGAGCGGGTGCGTACTGGTCGACAACCCCCGCTGGGCCGAGGGCATGGGCTCCTCGCTGCGCGCGGGGCTCGCCTCGCTCGCGGGTACGGGTGTGCGCGCGGTCCTGGTCAGCCTGGTCGACCAGCCGGGCATCGGGCCGGAGGCGGTGGCCCGGGTGCTCGGCGCGTACGACGGCGAGTCCTCGCTGGCCGCGGCCGCCTACGACGGCGTACGCGGACACCCTGTCCTGTTCGGGGTGGCGCACTGGCCCGGCATCGCCGCGACGGCCACCGGCGACCAGGGGGCCCGCGCCTACCTGCGGGAGCACACGGCGCGGACCCGGCTCGTGGAGTGCGCGGACGTCGCCGAGCCGTACGACATCGACACCGAGGCCGATCTGCGCCGCCTGCGGTGA
- a CDS encoding HipA family kinase yields the protein MLKEVTVTRYIAPLREGGSLPALVEADDLGTYVVKFTGSAQGHKALVAEVIVGELARALGLRFPELVLVHFDPAIAAAEPHQEVRELHGASAGVNLGMDYLPGARDLTPEIARDFPVDPLEAGRIVWLDALTVNVDRTVHSSNLMVWPTLGIVPPRLWLIDHGAALVFHHRWDTTTPGKKYDFRHHALGHYGPDVRGADAELAPKLTEELLRGIVAEVPDAWLAEDAGFATPDDVRAAYVDYLLRRVRLSHEWLPTDFPSREELAAEESARARRTEQGRPDWLKRVPDLHGKPAAEQDWSVHLG from the coding sequence ATGCTAAAAGAGGTCACCGTGACCCGCTACATCGCGCCCCTGCGTGAAGGCGGCTCGCTGCCGGCGCTTGTCGAGGCCGATGACCTGGGTACGTACGTCGTCAAGTTCACCGGTTCGGCGCAGGGCCACAAGGCACTGGTCGCCGAGGTGATCGTCGGCGAACTCGCCCGCGCGCTCGGCCTGCGCTTCCCCGAACTGGTCCTCGTCCACTTCGACCCCGCCATCGCCGCCGCCGAGCCCCACCAGGAGGTGCGCGAGCTGCACGGCGCCAGCGCGGGCGTCAACCTCGGCATGGACTATCTGCCGGGCGCCCGCGACCTCACGCCCGAGATCGCCAGGGACTTCCCCGTCGACCCCCTGGAGGCGGGCAGGATCGTCTGGCTGGACGCGCTGACCGTCAACGTCGACCGTACGGTCCACAGCTCCAACCTCATGGTCTGGCCCACCCTCGGCATCGTGCCCCCGCGGCTGTGGCTCATCGACCACGGCGCCGCGCTCGTCTTCCACCACCGCTGGGACACCACGACCCCGGGCAAGAAGTACGACTTCCGCCACCACGCCCTCGGCCACTACGGCCCCGACGTCCGCGGCGCCGACGCCGAACTGGCACCCAAGCTGACCGAGGAACTGCTGCGCGGCATCGTCGCCGAGGTGCCGGACGCCTGGCTCGCCGAGGACGCGGGCTTCGCCACGCCCGACGACGTCCGCGCCGCCTACGTCGACTACCTCCTGCGGCGCGTACGGCTCTCGCACGAGTGGCTGCCCACCGACTTCCCGAGCCGCGAGGAACTCGCCGCCGAGGAGAGCGCCCGCGCGCGACGGACCGAGCAGGGCCGCCCCGACTGGCTCAAGCGCGTCCCCGACCTGCACGGCAAGCCGGCGGCGGAGCAGGACTGGTCGGTCCACCTGGGCTGA
- a CDS encoding IclR family transcriptional regulator has product MPTSRASANASARAAGGGVQSLERAFDLLERMADAGGEVGLSELSAAGGLPLPTIHRLMRTLVSCGYVRQQPNRRYALGPRLIRLGESASRLLGTWARPHLACLVEETGETANMALLDGDEIVYVAQVPSKHSMRMFTEVGRRVLPHATGVGKALLAELPDAEVRALLSRTGMPAATERTITTPEDFLTSLDEVRRLGYAVDDNEQEIGVRCLAVSVPDSPTAAAVSVSGPAGRLTDATTARSVAALQRVALELSRTLASSST; this is encoded by the coding sequence GTGCCGACGTCCCGCGCCAGCGCCAACGCATCCGCCAGAGCCGCCGGCGGCGGGGTCCAGTCCCTGGAGCGCGCCTTCGACCTGCTGGAGCGGATGGCGGACGCGGGTGGCGAGGTCGGCCTGAGCGAACTGTCCGCGGCCGGCGGGCTGCCGCTGCCCACCATCCACCGGCTCATGCGCACGCTGGTCTCCTGCGGTTACGTACGACAGCAGCCGAACCGCCGGTACGCGCTCGGGCCCCGCCTGATCCGGCTCGGCGAGTCCGCCTCCCGGCTGCTCGGCACCTGGGCGCGGCCGCACCTGGCCTGCCTGGTGGAGGAGACCGGCGAGACGGCGAACATGGCACTGCTGGACGGCGACGAGATCGTCTACGTGGCGCAGGTGCCGTCGAAGCACTCGATGCGGATGTTCACGGAGGTGGGCCGGCGCGTCCTTCCGCACGCGACCGGCGTGGGCAAGGCGCTGCTGGCGGAGTTGCCCGACGCGGAGGTGCGGGCGCTGCTGTCCCGGACGGGCATGCCGGCCGCGACGGAGCGGACGATCACCACGCCGGAGGACTTCCTGACGTCTCTCGACGAGGTACGTCGGCTCGGCTACGCCGTGGACGACAACGAGCAGGAGATCGGGGTGCGGTGCCTCGCGGTGTCCGTGCCGGACTCCCCCACCGCGGCGGCCGTCTCCGTCTCCGGGCCCGCGGGGCGGCTCACGGACGCCACCACGGCGCGGAGTGTGGCCGCGCTTCAGCGAGTGGCCCTTGAGCTGTCGCGAACGCTGGCGAGCTCCAGCACCTGA
- the alc gene encoding allantoicase — translation MTAQDPAGRAGFTGDANPYTGGDPYADYRTADFPFTRFADLADRRLGAGVVAANDEFFAQRENLLLPGRAEFDPERFGHKGKIMDGWETRRRRGPSAEHPWPAADDHDWALIRLGAPGVVRGIVVDTAHFRGNYPQAVSVEGASVPGSPSPGELLSDDVKWTTLVPRTPVGGHAANGFAVDVEQRFTHLRLNQHPDGGIARLRVYGEVAPDPAWLAAIGTFDVVALENGGQVEDASDLFYSPATNTIQPGRSRRMDDGWETRRRRDHGNDWIRYRLVARSRIRAIEIDTAYLKGNSAGWAAVSVRDGESGDWTEILPRTRLQPDAGHRFVLPDPAVATHARVDIHPDGGIARLRLFGSLTEEGASALSARHQELGG, via the coding sequence GTGACGGCGCAGGATCCAGCCGGCCGGGCCGGCTTCACCGGCGACGCGAACCCCTACACAGGTGGTGACCCGTACGCCGACTACCGCACCGCCGACTTCCCCTTCACCCGGTTCGCCGACCTCGCCGACCGGCGGCTCGGCGCCGGGGTCGTCGCCGCCAACGACGAGTTCTTCGCCCAGCGCGAGAACCTGCTCCTCCCCGGACGGGCCGAGTTCGACCCCGAGCGCTTCGGTCACAAGGGCAAGATCATGGACGGCTGGGAGACCCGCCGCCGGCGCGGGCCGTCAGCGGAGCACCCCTGGCCGGCCGCCGACGACCACGACTGGGCGCTGATCCGCCTCGGCGCGCCGGGTGTCGTACGGGGCATCGTCGTGGACACGGCCCACTTCCGCGGCAATTACCCGCAGGCCGTCTCGGTCGAGGGCGCGTCGGTGCCCGGCTCCCCCTCGCCCGGGGAGCTGCTCTCCGACGACGTGAAGTGGACGACACTGGTCCCGCGCACGCCGGTCGGAGGCCACGCGGCCAACGGCTTCGCGGTGGACGTGGAACAGCGCTTCACCCACCTGCGCCTCAACCAGCACCCCGACGGCGGCATCGCGCGCCTGCGCGTGTACGGCGAGGTCGCGCCCGACCCGGCGTGGCTGGCGGCGATCGGCACCTTCGATGTCGTCGCCCTGGAGAACGGCGGCCAGGTCGAGGACGCCTCCGACCTCTTCTACTCCCCGGCCACGAACACCATCCAGCCCGGCCGCTCCCGCCGGATGGACGACGGCTGGGAGACGCGCCGCCGCCGCGACCACGGCAACGACTGGATCCGCTACCGCCTCGTCGCCCGGTCCCGGATCCGCGCGATCGAGATCGACACGGCGTACCTGAAGGGCAACAGCGCGGGCTGGGCGGCGGTCTCGGTGCGGGACGGCGAGAGCGGCGACTGGACCGAGATCCTTCCGCGCACCCGCCTCCAGCCGGACGCCGGCCACCGGTTCGTCCTCCCCGACCCCGCCGTCGCCACCCACGCGCGCGTGGACATCCACCCCGACGGCGGCATCGCCCGTCTGCGCCTGTTCGGGTCGTTGACGGAAGAGGGCGCGTCCGCGCTGTCGGCCCGCCACCAGGAGCTGGGCGGCTGA
- a CDS encoding tyrosine-type recombinase/integrase, translating to MNTWNTYTWKPALAEAGIIPPRAEGVKPWQWAAAPKDGFHVLRHTYASIMLEAGESVVTLARWLGHSSPAITLGYYAHFMSEAGSKGRTAIDGLLGERGDRHAGRNSPDSPQAR from the coding sequence GTGAACACGTGGAACACCTACACCTGGAAGCCCGCGCTGGCCGAGGCCGGCATCATCCCGCCGCGCGCCGAGGGAGTGAAACCCTGGCAGTGGGCGGCGGCCCCGAAGGACGGCTTCCACGTGCTGCGGCACACCTATGCCTCGATCATGCTGGAGGCCGGAGAGTCTGTCGTGACCTTGGCGCGGTGGCTCGGGCACTCCTCGCCCGCGATCACCCTCGGTTACTATGCTCACTTCATGTCGGAGGCCGGAAGCAAGGGGCGCACCGCCATTGACGGACTGCTTGGGGAGCGGGGGGATCGGCATGCCGGTCGAAACTCCCCAGATTCTCCCCAGGCCCGTTGA
- the aceB gene encoding malate synthase A yields MSAPAPSPLTVAGAEPLPRQEEVLTDAALGFVAELHRRFTPRRDELLVRRAERRAEIARTGTLDFLPETAAVRADDSWRVAPAPAALDDRRVEITGPTDRKMTVNALNSGARVWLADFEDASAPTWENVVLGQVNLIDAYARDIDFTDPASGKSYALRPKEELATVVMRPRGWHLDERHLVDADGTAVPGALVDFGLYFFHNARRLLDLGKGPYFYLPKTESHLEARLWNDVFVFAQDRLGIPQGTVRATVLIETITAAYEMEEILYELRDHASGLNAGRWDYLFSLVKNFRDGGTKFVLPDRNAVTMTAPFMRAYTELLVRTCHKRGAHAIGGMAAFIPSRRDAEVNRVAFEKVRADKDREAADGFDGSWVAHPDLVPIAMESFDKVLGDRPNQKDRLREDVHVEAADLIAVDSLEAKPTYGGLVNAVQVGIRYIEAWLRGLGAVAIFNLMEDAATAEISRSQIWQWINAGVEFENGEKATPELARRVAAQELAAVREEIGAEAFAAGHWQEAHDLLLRVSLDEDYVDFLTLPAYRQLQG; encoded by the coding sequence ATGTCCGCACCCGCGCCGTCCCCCCTGACCGTCGCCGGCGCCGAGCCGCTGCCCCGGCAGGAGGAGGTCCTCACCGACGCCGCGCTCGGCTTCGTGGCGGAACTGCACCGGCGGTTCACCCCGCGCCGTGACGAACTCCTCGTCCGCCGCGCCGAGCGCCGCGCCGAGATCGCCCGTACCGGCACGCTCGACTTCCTGCCCGAGACGGCCGCCGTCCGCGCGGACGACTCCTGGCGGGTGGCCCCGGCCCCGGCCGCGCTGGACGACCGGCGGGTGGAGATCACGGGCCCCACCGACCGCAAGATGACGGTCAACGCACTCAACTCGGGCGCGAGGGTGTGGCTCGCGGACTTCGAGGACGCCTCCGCGCCCACCTGGGAGAACGTGGTCCTCGGCCAGGTGAACCTGATCGACGCCTACGCCCGGGACATCGACTTCACCGACCCGGCGTCGGGCAAGTCCTACGCCCTGCGCCCAAAGGAGGAGCTGGCGACGGTCGTCATGCGGCCGCGCGGCTGGCACCTGGACGAACGGCACCTCGTCGACGCCGACGGCACGGCGGTCCCCGGTGCGCTCGTCGACTTCGGCCTGTACTTCTTCCACAACGCCCGGCGCCTGCTCGACCTCGGCAAAGGCCCGTACTTCTACCTGCCGAAGACCGAGTCGCACCTCGAAGCCCGGCTGTGGAACGACGTGTTCGTGTTCGCGCAGGACCGGCTCGGCATCCCGCAGGGCACCGTGCGCGCGACCGTCCTGATCGAGACGATCACGGCGGCGTACGAGATGGAGGAGATCCTCTACGAACTTCGCGACCACGCTTCGGGGTTGAACGCGGGACGCTGGGACTACCTGTTCTCCCTCGTGAAGAACTTCCGTGACGGCGGAACGAAGTTCGTCCTGCCGGACCGCAACGCGGTGACGATGACGGCCCCGTTCATGCGGGCGTACACCGAACTCCTCGTCCGCACCTGCCACAAGCGCGGCGCGCACGCGATCGGCGGTATGGCGGCGTTCATCCCATCCCGCCGGGACGCCGAGGTGAACCGGGTCGCCTTCGAGAAGGTGCGCGCCGACAAGGACCGCGAGGCGGCCGACGGTTTCGACGGCTCCTGGGTCGCCCACCCCGACCTGGTGCCGATCGCCATGGAGTCCTTCGACAAGGTCCTCGGCGACCGGCCGAACCAGAAGGACCGGCTGCGCGAGGACGTCCACGTCGAGGCCGCCGACCTGATCGCCGTCGACTCCCTCGAGGCGAAGCCGACGTACGGCGGTCTGGTCAACGCCGTCCAGGTCGGCATCCGTTACATCGAGGCGTGGCTGCGCGGACTCGGCGCGGTCGCCATCTTCAACCTGATGGAGGACGCGGCCACCGCCGAGATCTCCCGCTCGCAGATCTGGCAGTGGATCAACGCGGGTGTCGAGTTCGAGAACGGTGAGAAGGCCACGCCGGAACTGGCCCGGCGGGTAGCCGCGCAGGAGCTGGCCGCCGTCCGCGAGGAGATCGGCGCGGAGGCCTTCGCCGCCGGCCACTGGCAGGAGGCGCACGACCTGCTGCTGCGGGTGTCCCTGGACGAGGACTACGTCGACTTCCTGACCCTCCCGGCGTACCGGCAGCTCCAGGGCTGA